The following is a genomic window from Chryseobacterium sp. StRB126.
CTGGCGTAGTAAAATGGTTGGTAGAAGTAATCAACCAAAGAGATGAGGTAGTTTGTGTAGCTACGATCTTAACATTGGTGGCAAAACAATCTCCATTTATTGATCTGAATGTGAAAAATGTTCAGAAGATATTAAGTGGATTAACAGAAAGTACTCCTGCATTATGGGGTAAAATGACTCCACAACAAATGATTGAGCACTTAGAACAAGGAGTGTTGGTAAGCTTGGGAGAACCAGAAGCAGAGAAATGCTTCACTCCTGAAGAACATCTTGAAAAATGGCAGGATTCTCTTTATAATCACAGAGCAATGCCGAAAGACTTTACAGCTCCGTTCCTACCACAGGATGGTTCCCTTCCGGAACTTATCCACAAGAATCTGGAAGCTGCCAAACAATCATTTGTTGATAACCTGAAACGATTTGTAGTGTATTACAAAGAAAATCCACAGGCAGAGCACATGAACTTTGTATTCGGAAAACTGAATAAAGAAATGTGGGAACTGATGCATAAGAAGCATTTTACCCATCATTTTGAACAATTTGGATTAATTTAATTCAAAATATAAATTTATAGTCCCTTTAGGTTTTTGCTTAAAGGGATTTTTTTTACCTTGACAAGGATGGGTAACTTTTATAATACCAGGTTATTATATAAAATATTTGCTAGGAAATGACTTTAATAGGCGAAATCCGAAAAGCATATAGAGTAGGAGAGAATATCAAAACTAATTGCTATGAAAAACTTAAAAAAACTTTCAAGAAATGAATTGAGATCTCTTAAAGGAGCAGGACCAATATGGAATTGTACTCCTCATTCTTGTCCTCCGGGAGTTTGTTGTATTCCTGGAAGATGGCCAAACCTTGGAGCTGCATGTGTTATATGTGCAAGTTCTTAGTTTAATTAATCTTTAAAATTTAAAATAGGTAAAGCAGCATTTCATCAGATTTGCTGCTTTGTTTTAATAATCTTTTGTTAAAACACTCAACTATATTTGATCGCATTGCATTTATTCGTTATTTTCAAGATTAAAATCAATTCAAAAAATAAGCAACAATGAATGAAAGCTGGATGCAAAAATGGGAAGAGATAAAAGACAAATTGATATCTCCTGTAGATATTGAAACCTATTTTACCTCAGATGAAATCATGGATCAGAAGATGGAGGTTATGGAAATAGGAAATGTTTCCCTGCCATCAGGAAAAGTAGTCGTAAGAGATCCTCTTGTATATCTGAACCAGAAGGAACAACCTTTTTTTGTTGAGACTCCCAAAGGAAATTTTCCTGTAACCATTGCTGTGGTAAAATTGGAGGATTGGGGAGATCGGTATGCCGCTGCAAAAGTAGAGTTTACTAAAGAAAAGCCTGTTCTTTACAGAGAAGCATTAATTGGCCTTGAAAATATTGACGATACTAATGAGGATGCTTTTTTCGGGTTTAATGTAGATGCTGGTTTAGCTTGTATTACCGATCCTGAAGTGGTACCTCATGTGGATAAATTTATTGAAGAACTGGATGTAGAGAATATTTACGATGACTATTTTGCTGAACTTTTTGCAAAAAGCTATAAAGAAAATCCAAGAAACCAAAGAGACCTGGGTGACTGGATTAATTGGACAGTTCCTAATACAGAATATCAGATCCCAATATTTGCAAGTGGAATAGGAGATGGAGTGTATCCTGTTTACTTTGCCTATGATGAACAGAACAAATTATGTGGATTATATATTCATTTTATTGATATTGAATTAGAGCTGTCAGAATATGATGAAGACGAGGAGGAAGAAGATGAAGATTCAGATCAGCCGGATAATTTTGTTTTTCTAAAATAGTTTCTATGAATAAAACTTTTGCAGAACAGGTTATTGAATTCAATGAAAACCTTACCTACTTAGGAAGCCTTCCCAATGGTTTTGAAGTATTGAATCCGTATCTGGATAATCCGGAGACAATGCAGGTGATGCAAAAGTTTTATCACAAATATTATAATGACTCCAACAAAAGAAAATTGATTATTGGAATTAATCCCAGCCGCCATGGAGCGGGCGTAACAGGAGTTCCGTTTACAGATACCAAGAGGCTTGAAAGTGTATGTGGAATAGAAATGAAATCTGCCCATACCCATGAAGTTTCCTCCGTGTTTATGTATGATATGATAGCAGACTATGGAGGTGCAGATCTGTTTTATAAAGATATTTATATCAACTCACCATTTCCTTTAGCCATTGTCAGAAAGACAAAGAATGGATCGCTCAATGCCAATTATTATGATGATAAAGATCTTTTTCAGGATGTGAAAGACTTTATGATTGATTCATTAAAAAAGCATATCAGCCTGAATCTGGATACCTCAGAAGTCTTTGTTTTAGGTAAAAAGAATGCCGAATTTATTTCAAAAATCAATAAAGAAACTCAACTTTTCGATACAATGACTGTTCTGGAACATCCACGGTATATCCAGCAATACAAATCAAAAGAGAAACAGCTTTATATCGATAAATATATTTTAGCATTAAAAGATAAAAACCAGTAATTCCGGTAATCCTGTTTTTTATTAAATTGTGAACATGAATGTTTTCCCTAAGAACACAACCTTTAAATACAACTGGCGGACTTATCAGAAGAAATTCCTGGATCATCTTGACGAATACCTTATAGATAATCATCTGCATGTCTCTGCGCCACCGGGTTCAGGAAAAACAGTTCTCGGATTAGAAGTGATGCTGAGGCTGGATAAACCCACACTCATCGTTGCTCCTACATTAGCTATTAAAAATCAATGGATCCATAGGTTCTGTGAACTGTTCCTCAATACAGAAACCGTTCCTGAATGGATATCTTCTGACATCAGAAAACCGGGAATCATTACAGTAACAACCTATCAGGGAATTCATTCCGCTTCTGAAACTACTGAAGAAGAGGGAGAAGCTGTTGTGAAATCTTCAAAAGTTCCGGCCTCAGAAATTATAAAACGACTGCAGAAGCAAAAAGTAGGCACCCTTATTTTGGATGAAGCCCATCATTTGAAAAATGCTTGGTGGAGAAGCCTTATGGATTTGAAAAATAAAATTGAACCCACTGTTGTTTCCCTTACAGCCACACCTCCGTTTGATGTTTCCGGTTCAGAATGGCAAAAATATATCCAGTTGAATGGGCCAATAGATGCAGAAATATCTGTTCCTGAGCTGATGATCGAAGGAGATCTTTGTCCACATCAGGATTTGGTACACTTTACATTACCTTCTCAGGAAGAACAAAAG
Proteins encoded in this region:
- a CDS encoding SMUG2 DNA glycosylase family protein, encoding MNKTFAEQVIEFNENLTYLGSLPNGFEVLNPYLDNPETMQVMQKFYHKYYNDSNKRKLIIGINPSRHGAGVTGVPFTDTKRLESVCGIEMKSAHTHEVSSVFMYDMIADYGGADLFYKDIYINSPFPLAIVRKTKNGSLNANYYDDKDLFQDVKDFMIDSLKKHISLNLDTSEVFVLGKKNAEFISKINKETQLFDTMTVLEHPRYIQQYKSKEKQLYIDKYILALKDKNQ
- a CDS encoding bacteriocin-like protein produces the protein MKNLKKLSRNELRSLKGAGPIWNCTPHSCPPGVCCIPGRWPNLGAACVICASS
- a CDS encoding DUF4241 domain-containing protein, with translation MNESWMQKWEEIKDKLISPVDIETYFTSDEIMDQKMEVMEIGNVSLPSGKVVVRDPLVYLNQKEQPFFVETPKGNFPVTIAVVKLEDWGDRYAAAKVEFTKEKPVLYREALIGLENIDDTNEDAFFGFNVDAGLACITDPEVVPHVDKFIEELDVENIYDDYFAELFAKSYKENPRNQRDLGDWINWTVPNTEYQIPIFASGIGDGVYPVYFAYDEQNKLCGLYIHFIDIELELSEYDEDEEEEDEDSDQPDNFVFLK